A single window of Aspergillus puulaauensis MK2 DNA, chromosome 5, nearly complete sequence DNA harbors:
- a CDS encoding ATP-binding cassette long-chain fatty acid transporter PXA2 (COG:I;~EggNog:ENOG410PI0S;~InterPro:IPR027417,IPR003593,IPR011527,IPR003439, IPR036640;~PFAM:PF06472,PF00005;~TransMembrane:3 (i113-131o151-173i347-367o);~go_component: GO:0016021 - integral component of membrane [Evidence IEA];~go_function: GO:0005524 - ATP binding [Evidence IEA];~go_function: GO:0042626 - ATPase-coupled transmembrane transporter activity [Evidence IEA];~go_process: GO:0055085 - transmembrane transport [Evidence IEA]): MAAQSKLLPPERSVRQVFSSLASLYLRNRTKISRAVYLSLFVALAKRIHNAISEQKAASQHQVDLRKKPGTSSLADGGENPRKKVGVNREFFRNLARLLKIVIPSWRSKELRLLMSHSVFLVLRTLLSLYVAELDGRLVSNLVRGKGKDFLLGLVWWMIVAVPATFTNSMLSYHQCKLALSYRKRLTDHIHEKYLSNMTFYAISALDDRIKNPDQLITVDVTRFSDSLAELYSNLAKPILDMVIYNYSLSKSVGGEGLFIMSLLVQLSANVMRALTPPFGKYVADEARLEGEFRFLHSRLIDYSEEIALYHGHDAEKDTLDKGYFTLIKHVNRILRRRLYHGFMEDFVIKYFWGALGLILCSVPVFFRIPGQVTQTMGDRTESFVTNRRMLLSSSDAFGRLMFSYKEISELAGFTARVSSLMEVMDDLLAGRFEKKLVSSASTEENAAVLSGRGQIEESDSIEFTDVPIVSPNGDVLVRKLSFTVQPGDHLLIVGPNGCGKSSLFRILGGLWPVYGGRVKKPRFDEIFYIPQRPYLSRGTLRQQVIYPDGVREMRAKGITDDDLYEILSIVEIASVVDRPGGWDAEEEWRDVLSIGLQQRIAMARLFYHRPKFAILDECTSSVTLEIERVMYETAKKLGTTLMTVSHRRSLWKYHKMILQFDGQGGYIFTGLDWEKRMTLEDEKEELDLHLRTIPELQKRMAELTSS; the protein is encoded by the exons ATGGCAGCCCAATCGAAACTACTCCCCCCCGAACGCTCTGTACGGCAGGTCTTCTCCAGTCTCGCATCATTATACCTTCGCAACCGCACAAAAATATCCCGTGCAGTTTATTTATCCCTCTTCGTGGCCCTCGCCAAGCGCATCCATAATGCCATCTCCGAGCAGAAGGCAGCCTCCCAGCATCAGGTGGATCTGCGGAAGAAGCCAGGGACCAGCAGTCTCGCGGACGGTGGCGAGAACCCACGGAAGAAGGTCGGCGTGAATCGCGAATTTTTCAGAAACCTGGCTCGTTTGCTGAAGATTGTAATACCGAGCTGGCGGAGTAAGGAACTACGGCTGCTGATGAGCCACAGCGTTTTCCTGGTACTGCGGACTCTGCTCAGTTTGTAtgtggctgagctggatggGAGACTTGTCAGTAACTTGGTGCgagggaagggaaaggacTTCCTTTTGGGGCTGGTGTGGTGGATGATTGTTGCGGTGCCTGCGACTTTTACGAACTCTATG CTTTCTTATCACCAATGCAAGCTCGCACTCAGCTACCGCAAGCGTCTTACCGACCACATCCACGAGAAATACCTGTCTAATATGACCTTCTATGCGATTTCGGCCTTGGACGACCGAATCAAGAATCCTGACCAACTTATCACCGTCGATGTAACTCGATTTTCCGACAGCCTGGCGGAGCTTTATTCGAATCTCGCCAAACCAATTCTAGACATGGTTATCTACAACTACTCTCTTTCGAAGAGTGTCGGTGGTGAAGGCCTCTTCATTATGAGCCTCTTGGTTCAATTATCTGCAAATGTCATGCGGGCACTAACACCGCCATTCGGCAAATACGTCGCCGATGAGGCTCGTCTCGAAGGAGAATTCAGATTCCTCCACTCGAGATTAATCGACTACAGCGAGGAAATTGCTCTATACCATGGCCACGACGCGGAGAAGGACACGCTGGATAAGGGTTACTTCACTCTCATAAAGCATGTGAATCGCATTCTGCGGAGGCGCTTATACCATGGGTTTATGGAGGATTTCGTTATCAAATACTTCTGGGGTGCGCTCGGCTTGATTTTGTGCAGTGTCCCGGTATTTTTTAGAATTCCTGGTCAAGTCACTCAGACTATGGGTGACCGTACAGAAA GTTTTGTTACAAACAGGCGAATGTTGCTTTCCTCCTCGGATGCCTTTGGCCGTCTAATGTTCTCCTACAAGGAGATTTCTGAATTAGCAGGCTTTACAGCACGTGTCTCGTCGCTGATGGAAGTCATGGACGACCTTCTGGCCGGACGGTTCGAGAAGAAACTCGtctcatcagcatccacaGAAGAAAACGCAGCTGTCCTATCCGGCCGCGGCCAAATCGAAGAAAGCGACTCAATTGAGTTCACTGATGTCCCCATCGTCTCGCCCAACGGCGACGTGCTCGTCCGCAAACTCAGCTTCACCGTCCAACCCGGCGACCACCTCCTAATAGTCGGCCCCAACGGCTGCGGCAAATCATCCCTCTTCCGAATCCTGGGAGGACTCTGGCCCGTCTACGGTGGCCGCGTCAAGAAACCGCGCTTCGACGAAATCTTCTACATCCCGCAACGGCCCTACCTGTCCCGCGGCACTCTCCGCCAGCAGGTCATCTACCCCGATGGCGTGCGCGAAATGCGCGCAAAGGGAATCACCGACGACGACCTATATGAGATCCTCTCCATCGTTGAAATCGCCTCCGTCGTCGACCGTCCTGGCGGGTGggacgccgaggaagaatggCGAGACGTCCTCTCCATCGGTCTTCAGCAGCGGATCGCAATGGCACGACTGTTCTACCATCGCCCGAAATTCGCGATTCTGGACGAGTGCACGTCCTCTGTCACACTTGAGATCGAGCGCGTTATGTATGAGACTGCGAAGAAACTGGGCACGACGCTCATGACGGTTTCGCATCGTCGCAGTCTGTGGAAGTACCACAAAATGATTCTGCAGTTTGATGGGCAGGGCGGATACATCTTTACCGGCCTAgactgggagaagaggatgacgctGGAAGA TGAGAAGGAAGAACTCGATCTTCATCTGAGGACTATCCCGGAACTGCAGAAGCGAATGGCGGAGTTGACTTCGTCGTAG